GATCACGCACGACCCCGACGATGTCGCGTTTTTTGGCGATCAGGTCGTGCAGATTTACGATGGCGGCGTGCGCAAGGAGCCGCAGCCGTTTCCAGGATTCGCGCGCAGCGTGACGTAACGCGAGCAAGCCACGCGAGGCGCAGAACGGCGGCGCGTTTCGACTCGCCATCCGCGACGCGACGCCGCGCCTGCGCGCGCCACATCGACAGCCCGCGCGCCCTCGACGCGTCTTCTACGCGCCCCCGCCTATTCAGTCACACCGAGAATCACACTCGACGCCTTGAATGCCGCCACCACCGGCTGCCCTTCCGCGAGCGCAAGTTGGTCGACGCTGTCATTCGTGATCACCGCGGTCACGACCGTCGTCGCATCGAGCGCCACCGACACTTCCGCATTCACCGCGCCGCGCGTCACGGCAGCTACCGTCCCGCGCAACTGATTGCGCGCGGACAGCCGCAGCGGCGCGCCGTCATCGTCGGCCAGCAGAATCACCCACGACGCCTTGACGAGCGCAAACGCGGCAACGCCTTCCTTGAGCCCAAGCGTCTCGGTACTTTCATGCGTCAGCACGGAAACGATGGTTTGCCCGCCCGGCAGCGCGAGCGACACCTCATCGTTGACCGTGCCGCGATGGATCGACGCGACCTTGCCGAACAGCTGATTGCGCGCGCTCGTTTTCATGCCGATACGGCCGATCAGCGCCCAGTCGCCGGCAAAGCCCTCGATCGCCGCGCCCGCGCGTTCGAGAAACTTGCGGTGCTCGCTCTCGACCGCGTGAAACGTATCGATCAGGCCCAATGCACGCGCCGTCAGCGTCGTGCCGCCGCCGCCCTTGCCGCCCGTCGATCGTACGACGAGCGGTTCGCCGGCGAGATTGTTCATCGTGTCGATCGCATCCCAGGCGGCCTTGTAGCTCATGCCGACGGACTTCGCCGCGCCCGTGATCGAGCCGGTTTCGCGAATCGCCGCGAGCAGCGCAATGCGCGACGCGCCGCCGAGCGTCTGTTCGCCCGATTTGAACCACACCGAACCGGCGAGCTCGAGCGGCCCACGCTGTTCCGGCTCGTCTCCCTCTACGCGATCTGTCATGGTTGTATGTGCAACGAATTGTATTGTGGGGTTGAGGCGGGTTGATGCGCGCTAATGCGCGTTGGCAGATTGATTATAGCGATGGCGCCAGGCCGTTCAGCCGCCGCCGCTTGCCACTTTCGGCCTGCTCAAGTCCATGAGCAGGCGCTCGCCTTCCTTGGCCGTATGACGCTTGAGCGCTTCGCACCAACCTCGCGCGAAACCGAGCTGATACGGCGGCACGTCCAGTTCCTCGAGAAAATGCAGCGCGACCACGGCGTCGTTGCCGTCGCCGAGCACGCTTTGCATGCGCGATAGCGTCTTCGAGACATCGCGGCGCGTCTTGTGCGACACGATCGGCTCGAAGAACTCGATCGTGTAGCGCAGCCGTTTCGCATGAATGCGCACCTTGTGGCGGCTCGCCGCATCGAGCGCGGTCAGCTTCGTTTCGTGCGTCACGCGCTTGTAGTGCTTTTCGATGCGCTTGCTCACGTATTTGCGCAGCGACCGGCCACGCTCCTTTTCGGGCGTGCCGCGCAACGACAGATCGCTGATCCATTCGAGCCACGCGAGCGCGAGCTCCGCATAAGCGGGCGAGCGCATCGCCTCCTGAACCCTGGCGCGCGCATCGACGCGCCGCCGCTCGGCCGCTTCGCGCGTCGCGTCCCAGGCGGCCGCATCGACATCGGCTTGCGTGAGCTCGGGCAGCGTCGAATCGGTGAAGACGTCCCAGTCGCGCGCGTCGCCGAGCAGATCGCTGAGCCACTTGAAACGCGGCTCGACGCGCGTGGTCCACATGCCGTCGATCCACGCCGGAAACATCTTCGTCGCCGTTTTAAGCCGACGCTGCGCGACACGCATCTGGTGAATGAACTCGACATCCGGCGCATCGCGCACGGCCGCTTCATTGCCGAACCATTGGTTCGCGATATTGCATTCGATCGCCAGCAGCGCCCGATGCGGCGTGCGCGCACCATCGAGATCGATCGCCCTGGCGCGCGCCGGCGCGTCGTCGCGCGGCACGTCGATCCGGCATTCGCGGTCGAACGCATCGGCAAGCACCGGGAATGCCGGCGATGCAGCGGCAAGTTCGTTCGCGACCGAGAAGAGCGCGGTCAATGCGGCTTCGGGCGTTTGCGCCACCTGCACGGGCGAAGCGGCTTCGCATGCCGTTTCGAATTCGGCCACGGACGTCGCGGCACGCGCGGCGTTGGCCGGATCGGCGGGCGTGGGTTCGTCCGCGGCATCGGTGGCTGCGGCGGCGGCCGCGTCGGCGTCACGCGATGCGTCCGCGTCCATGTGCGCGGCCTGGGCCGGTTCATCGTCCTCGTTGTCGGGCCAACGCGTCGTGACGCGCAGTTCGCGCAGCGCGAGCGCGGGATCGGTCTGCGCGCGCACGCAGTGCACGACGTCGAATGCGATATCGACGGTCACCCCCTGCGCCGTCTCGCGCCGCCACTGGATACGCCGCTCGTGCCTGAGCGTCGCGACGGTCGCCAGTTCGCCGGCGCGGCCAAGCACACGCGCGAGTTCACGAGGCGCATCGTTAAAAGCGTCGACGAGCGCCGCATCGCGCTCCAGCGCGACATCGCAGACGACATGGCAAATCGCGACGCCCGGCGCATGCCATTCGCGATGCGTGGCGATGGCGCGCCTGCCGTTTTCGGTCACTTCGGTCACGACGCGCCAGCCGGCATCGGCCAGCGCACAGTCGCCATCGAAGCCATACAGCGTGCGCGGCGCCGCACCATCGGCCGGCGCGGCATCGGCAAGACGCTCGAAGCCCGCCAACGCATCGACCGTTTCGGTCAGCGCGGCATCGATTCGCTCCGGCGCCTGCCCGTGTTGTTCGAGCCACGCGAGAACAGTGGGCTCCGGCAGATTCAGCACAATTTCCAGCACACGAACCATGAACACTCCAATCGTGGCGAATGGTGAAGGCACCTACAAACAACGCGAACACCATCACGAACAAGCGCTAAAAGCGAGGCTTCGCACAGCCACCCACAGTGCATGATCGATGGTACACGGGCCGCCATGCGACCGTCACGCGACCTCACTCGCCCCTCACGCCGCGCCGCGCGCCTCTACTCTGACAAACAGCCTAACGTGGTCATAGAATGATTCCGGCCTCGCGAGCGAGCGTATCTGACTTGCGTCAAATACGCCGCGCAGGTTCCATCCCGTTTCGGAGGAGACAACAGTTATGCATATCGATCTTTCCGGCAAGACTGCAGTGGTAAGCGGTTCGACGGCGGGCATCGGCCTCGCGATCGCAACCGGCATCGCGGCGTCCGGCGCCGACACCATCGTCAACGGCCGCAATCAGCGTGCCGTCGACGAAGCCGTCGCAACGGTCCGCGCGAAGGCGTCCGGCGCAAAGGTGCGCGGCATCGCCGCGGACCTCGGCACGCGCGCGGGCTGCGATGCATTCCTGAAGGACGTACCGGATGCGGACATCCTGATCAACAATCTCGGCATGTACGGCCCGAGCGATATCTTCGCGACGAGCGACGACGAGTGGGAGCGCTACTTCCAGATCAACGTGATGTCCGGCGTGCGCCTCACGCGCGCTTACCTGAAGGACATGATGGAGCGGCGCTGGGGACGCGTCGTGTTCGTCTCGTCCGAGTCAGGCTTGAACATCCCTTCCGACATGCTCGCGTACGGCTTCACGAAGACAGCACAGCTATCGATCGCGCGCGGCATCGCAAAGTTCGCGGCGGCAAGCGGCGTCACCGTCAATTCCGTGCTGCCCGGCCCGACGATGACCGACGGCGTGCGCGAGATGCTCCGGGAAACGGCGCAGAAACAGAGCAAATCGATCGAGCAGGCGGCCGACGAATTCGTTGTCTCGAGCCGCGGCACATCGATCATTCGCCGCATCACGATGCCGGAGGAAGTGGCGAATATGGTCGTCTACATCTGTTCGCCGCAGGCATCGGCGACGACCGGCGCGGCATTGCGTGTCGACGGCGGCATCGTCGACACGATCGCATGACGCGGCTGCGCAAACGCACCGCACCAGCGCCGCACAAGCGCCGCACGAAGCACGCGTGAAGATCGCGCAAACCTCGCCTGAATGCTCCGGACGCGGGCCGCCGCTACGCCATCGCGTATTGCGCGAGCCCGTTGCCGAACGACCAGTCTTCTCTTTGCACTTCGACGAGATTGACGAACACGTCCTCGGGCCGTACGCCAGGGTCCGCGGCCAGGGAATCGGCGATGGCCTTGTAGAGCGCCTTCTTCTGCTGCTGCGTGCGCGTGTTCGAGACCGTGATCTGGATCAGCACGAAGTCGTCGCTGCGCGCGATGCCCATGTAGCGCCGGCTGAAGATGAAGTTGTCCGGCTCAAGCTCGGTGATCGACATGAAGATGTCGTCGTCCGGCACGTTGAACGTGTTCACCAGCGCGCGCTGGATGCTGTTCGCGAGCGCAGTCCGATAAGCGGCCGGCTTGCCGGCCTGCAAGGTAGTGCGAGTCAACGGCATGGTCTGTCCCATGAATGAAAGAGGGAACAGCGAGCTTAGGCCGGCGCTATCATAAAGAACAGACATCTTCGCCTATTTCATCTATAAGTTTTTGAAATGAGAGTCCTCGATCTTGATGCGGTACGCGCGTTCGTGATGATCGCGGACCTGAATAGCTTCACGCGTGCCGCCAACGCGATGAATCTCACGCAATCGGCGATCAGCCTGAAGCTGAAGCGGCTCGAGGCCAGTCTTGGCAAGCAGCTACTCGAGCGCACGCCGCGCGCCGTGCGTCTTTCGCAGGATGGCCTCGCATTTCTCGCCGCGGCGCGCGACCTGCTGCATGCGAACGACCGCGCGCTCGGCACGCTGACCGCCACGCGGCGGCGCCTCGTGCTGGGCTTGAGCGAGCATGTCGCGGGCGCCGATCTGCCGCAACTGCTCGCGCGCCTCAATACGCACGACCCGGAACTCGCCGTCGAAATGCAGCTCGGCTGCTCGCGCGTGCTATTCACGCAATACGAAGAACGGCGCTTCGACGCGGTGATGGTCCGCCGCATGAATACCGACACCGCCGACACTGCAAACGAAGCCGTCCGCGCCGACGCGCAGTCGCTCTATGCGGAACCGCTGGCGTGGCTTGCTTCATCGGACTGGCTGCCACGCCCCGACGAACCGCTGCCGATCGCCGTGCTATCCGAGCCCTGCGAAGTCCGCGCGATGGCGATCCGCATACTCGACGCGGCAGGCATTCGCTGGCGCGAGGTGTTCGTGAGCGGCAGCCTGACCGCGATTTGCGCTGCAGTCGAGGCCGGTTTCGCCGTTTCGCCGCTCGCGAAGCGCATCACACCGCACACGCTCGTCGACGTCGGCGCGCGGCTCAATCTGCCGCCGTTGCCGGGGTCGGTCGTCACGCTTTATTCGCGCGTGCAGGACGCGCACTCGGTCGAAACGCTGCGGATCATCGCGAACGAGCTCAGCAGGCAGTGAGGGTGGACGGAAGCCGGAACGTCACCGCGATGTCTTATCACCCTTGCATAAATCCAAAAATAGACTAATATCATAGACAAGTTCATTTGAGGACTCATCTCAGGATTCCGATTATGTCTTCAGCCGCTCACATTTCAGGCGCCGCGCGACCGTCGCGGCGCAACCAGACTGAACCGACGCTTGCCGGCATGTCGGCCGCGGGCTTGCGCGCGTTCTTCAATATCGCCCGCGACTGGGACCTGAGCACCGATGAGCAGATCGTGCTGCTGGGCTCGCCGGGCCGGTCGACGTTCTTCAAATGGAAGGCGGAGCCGCAAACCGCGCGGCTGGGGCGCGACACGCTCGAACGGCTGTCGCTGCTGCTCGGCATCTACAAGTCGCTGCAAATCCTGCTGCCGCAACCGGCCGCCGCGGACGCGTGGATCAAGCGTCCGAACAGTGCGCCGCCGTTCGGCGGCCGCCGCGCGCTCGACCGGCTGCTTGCCGGCAACATCAGCGATCTGGTCGCCGTGCGCCAGTATCTCGACGCAATGCGAGGCGGCTGGGCGTGACGCGATCGCAATGGCAGGAACGCTGGCCCACGTCGCCGCTTGCGTGGTTGCCCGCTTATCGCGTCGTGCCGACGCGCTTTCCGGCGGTGAATCTGTTCGACCGTGTCGCGTCGCCCGAAGACTTCGAGGCGCTGTATGCGCTCGAAGCGATGACCAACGACCGTCTGCGCACCGAAGTCGGCGAACTCGATCTGGTGCCGCGCGACGAGCGCCGCTTCGGTCCGGGCTGGGGGCCGATCATGGCCGCGTTCACGCATCTGAATCCGCTCGGCAGCCGTTTCTCCGATGGCACGTACGGCGTGTTCTATTGCGCGGCGTCGCGCGCCACCGCGATTGCGGAAACCCGCTATCATTCGGCGCTTTTTCTGGCGGCCACGCAGGAGCCGCCGCTGCGTCAGCAGATGCGGCTCTATACGGTATTGGCGGAAGGCGATGTCGTCGATCTGCGCGGCGGTGTACGCGGTGCGAGTGACGTGAGTGGCGCGACGAAACCGGCAACGAAACCGGCAACGGAATCGGCTAGCGGCGCGCGTACGGCCGCGGTGCGAAACGTGTCGGATACGGACACGTCGTTCGATGCACCCGCGGTGCTCTCGCCAACCGACTACACGGCCGGCCAGGCGCTCGGCCGCGCGGCGCGTTCAGCAGGCGCGCCGGGCATCGTGTATCCGTCGGTGCGCGACGCGAGCGGCGAATGCCTCGCGGCTTTCCGCACGACGCTGCTGCGCGATTGCCACCACGCCGCCTACCTCGAATACAACTGGAACGGTCACGAGATCGACGTGGTATTCGAACTGAATCAGGTGGGGTAGCGCACGGAACCGATGCACGCAACCAACGTGTGGAATCTGGCGCGCTCAAGGATCCTGCGCGCGCATCGCTATGTACCGGTCAGGGCAACGCGAATGCCGCCGCCCCTTCCGCACGCGCCATTTCCACACTGACCGACCAGCGCTGCAACGTGTTCGCTTCGATGACGGTGAGTTTGCCGCCCTGCCCGAACGCGCCGGTGTCGATAAAAAGCTGTGCACCACATTGGACCACTTCGCGCACGGGCGTGTGTCCGCAGAACGTGGTCGACAGCCCGCGCACGCGCGCGGGATCGAAATTGCCCAAGGCGAGGTCGCGTCCCCATAAAATCCGCTGACGCGTCGCATTGGAAAAATCGCCGCGATCGAGTTCGGCATCGGTGCCGAAAAACTCGGCATGCAAAATATTGAAGCGCTCGCTGCCGCTGCCGATCACGCGCACGAGCGGCAGCAGGCGCAGCCGCTGCGCATAGTCGCGCAGCCTTTCGTCGGACAAGTACTCGCCCCACTGTCCGCCGATGTCGTACCACCACTTGCGCCGCAAACGTCCTTCCGCGACGCCGCACAAGGTGTCCTCATGATTGCCGAGCACCGCGTAGAACCACGGCTTGTCGAGCAGCGCGAGCGCGGCTTCCGACTGCACCCCGCGGTCGACGAGATCGCCGACCGAAAAAAGACGATCGCGCGCGGGGTCGAAAACGATCTCGCGCAGCAGATAGCGCAACGCGTCGACGCACCCATGCAGGTCGCCGATAACGAAGTCGCGGCCGACGCGATTCACCGGGTGATGTTGAACGGTAGTGACCAGAGTGTGCTCCATCTCTCGATGATAGTGCGATGACGCATCGCCTGTATGAGCGCTGTCGATCGTTCGAGGATCTTTGACACTACAACGCAGTGGCGAGTTGCACGTTGACGCGCGGCTTCGTTGCAACCGCGCTCGCAGAGCGTGCCCGCGTTTCCTTAACGGGTTCTTAAGCCGGTTACCGTGGCCGACTACGCAATTGGGCGACCTGCTTCGCAGTGACAGACGAGTGAGGATTCCCGAATTGGTTCGTTACGTAATCGCCAAGTTCGGCAATCTGATCGTCAGTCAACTGATCGCCAAACGACGGCATCAAGATATCCGCGTTTTGTGTCTTTCGGCTGACACCATGCAGAATCACCATCACCAGATTCGTGGTATCCGCCGCACCGACCACGCTGTTATGGATCAGCGACGGATACGCGCCCGGCGCGCTCGCGCCGACGCCCACGCCAGTCCATCGATGGCAGCTCGCGCAGTTCGCGATGAATAGCTGCGCGCCGCTGATATTGCGGCTGATATTGCGACTGCCATCGTGGCTGACATCGCGTTTGACATGACTGACACCATTGACGTCTTTGGCGCCGCCGTCGGCACCATTCGCGCCACCGACAACATCACCGACAGCAGCACCGCGCAATGCCGTAACGTCCGCAGCCGGCGCACCATGCATGTCGCGCGCCAGCTCCTTCTCGCTGCTTATACCGCCGCGCACAGGCGGCAGCGCGCGCAGATACACGGCGATCGAGCGCAGGTCTTCGCCGCTCAGAAACTGCGTGCTGTCCTCGACGACCTGCGCCATCGGCCCGGCCGCACTGGCGCGTCCCTGCGCGACGCCGGTCGCAAGATAAGCAACGACTTCAGCAGCGCTCCAGTTGCCGATGCCGCTGATCTTGTCCGGCGTGATGTTGAACGCGTGCCAGCCGGCCTGCATGGCGCCGGAGAAACGCTCGTCCGATTTCAGTCCTTGCATGAAATTGCGCGGCGTGTGGCACTCGCCGCAATGCGCAAGACCATCGACGAGATAGGCGCCGCGATTCCATTCGGCGCTCTGTTTCGGATCGGGCACAAAGCGCCCTTCGTCGAAGTTGAACAGATTCCAGAACAGCATGAGCCAGCGCTGATTGAACGGAAAGTTCAACGCGTTGGCGGGCGGCGTGAATCGAACCGGCGCGATCGTATTCAGGTAAGCGCGCATCGCGAGCACGTCGCGGTCCGCGACCTTCGTATACGACGGGTACGGAAACGCCGGGTAGAGCCGCTCGTCACCCTTGCCGATGCCTTCGTGCATCGCGCGCAGGAAGTCGGCGTCGCTCCATCGGCCGATACCCGTATCGGGGTCCGGCGTGATGTTCGGCGTATAGATCGTGCCGAACGGTGTCTGCATGGCGACGCCGCCCGCAAACGGCCGGCCTTTATCCGACGTGTGACATGCGATGCAGTTGCCTGCGCGGGTGAGGTATTCGCCGCGTTGCACGAGTTCCGCGCCATTCGCGCCAGCGTTTTCTGCAGGGCCGCGCGCCACCGCTTCGGCAAGCGGCGATTCGTCGCCGCGCGCGGTGTTCGCGCCATGCACCTCGAGCCACGCGATGTACAGCGCAAAGAGCGAAAATGCGGCGGCCAGCGTCGCGATGCTCATGACGCGTTTGCGCCGATAGAGCCGCTGGAATCGCCGTTGCCGCAGAAGCCTTTGCTCGCGCAACGAACCGCCTTCGCCGGCCGGCCGCGCGCGAGACGTCGGATTCGTCATCGTCGAAATCTCCCCGTCGGTATCCGTGTGTTCAGATTTCGCGCTTGAGCTTGTCGGCCAGCTTCAACGCCAGCGCCGCAACCGTCAGCGTGCAGTTGACGGAGCCGGCGCTCGGCATCACCGCGCTGCCCGCGACAAACAGATTCGGATGATCGTGCGTGCGGCAGTCCGCATCGACAACGGAGTCGGCGGCTTGGCTGCCCATGATCGTGGTGCCCATGATGTGATGGTTCGGTGCAAAGGTATCGTCGAACGCGACTTCGGTGCCGCCGAAAAGCTCGGCGATGCGTGCGTACTGTTCCTGCGTGTGCGTCGCGCTTTTTTTCACGTAGTCGCCAATCGAGTAGTAAATTTCCGGGCGCGCAATGCCGAGCGCGTCCTTGTGTTCGGCCGACGGCACGATGCGGTTTTGCGACTCCGGCAAAGGCTCGTGAAAACTGTTGATCGTCACGAGCCGCGCCGCGCGGTTGCGAATCTGCCGGTCGATTTCCGCGCCGGTCAAGCCGCCGGCCAGCAGCGCCGAAGCGATCGCGAGCGTCGGCGTGGCATTCGATACGTGCAACTTTTTGGCCGCATATTCGTTACGAAACGCGCCATCGCGGAAGTTCACCACCGACGTCATCTCCATCGGCCCGCGCCCCGGCCACAGCGATTCGTTCGCGAGAAAACTGACGCCGGTGCCCGGATGGTCCATCAGATTGCGGCCGACCTGATCCGAACGGTTGCCGATGCCGCGCGGAAATGCTTCGGAGCTCGACATCAGCATCAGCTTCGGCGTTTCGACGCCGTTTGCCGCGAGTACGAAAAGCTTGCCCGTCACGCGCGTGCTGTTGCCGTGCGGGTCCTTGTAGTGAACCGCGGTGATGAGCCCTTTGTTGTCGGCTTCGATCCGGTAGACCACCGCTCGCGCGCGCAGCACGGCGCCCGCCTGCTCCGCTTTCGCGACATGCACGATGCCGTTGTACATCGCCCCGATCGGACAGATCGGCATGCAGTTGTTGTTGCCGCAGCAGGTCGGCCGGCTGTCGTAGGGACGGCTGTTGCGCGCCACGGGCTCGGGCACGACCTGAAAGCCGTTTGCGTTGAGCACATCGGAAAAGCGCTGGTCCATATACGACAGCGGCAGCGCACGCATCGAATACGGCTTCGAACGCGGCGAACCGAGATCGACCGACGCGTCCGGGCCCGATACGCCGAGCGCGTCTTCGGCCGCGCCGTACCACGGCTCGAGCGCTTCGTACGGATACGGCCAGTCGCGCCCGACGCCGTAACGCGTCTTGAGCTGGAAGTCCTGCGGCAATAAGCGCCACGCGGCGGCCGCCCAATGCCAGGTCGTGCCGCCGACCACGCGCAAGTACTGCGCGCGGTACGCAACCTCGCCCTTCTGCACAAGATAGTCGTTGGCCGGCGCGTACTGCGGATGCGGCGCATAGGGCGTCGCCGGATAAGGGGACGCGTAATCGTCTTTCGCGGGCGAGTTGCGGAAGTTCTCGACGATCTGCCAGCGCGGCAAACGCGGCCCCGCCTCGAGCATCAGCACCGATGCGCCCGCTAGCGCAAGCTGATGCGCGACGAGACTGCCCGCGACGCCCGAACCGACGACCACGATATCGGCGGACTCACGCATTCGTCGGTTTCTGCGACCAGTAGAACGGTACGTCGCGGCAATAGGACGGCACGGTCAGCACGTCATTGACCGGATCGAACATCAGCGCGCTTTCATACGCGATAACGCGCACATTCGGCAGCTCGCCGACGAGGCCCAGATACCACGCGCGCACGATCGCGGCGGCCGTTTTTGCGAGCGCCGGCGTGTCCGTTTGCAGCGCGGCGATCACCATATCGGACGGTACGCCGCCGTGCGTGTGCAGCCACGTGTTGAGCGTCGCGACATTCTGCATGAACTGATTGTCCGCTTTCGACAGTGCGTCATACGCGCGCTTCGCAAGCACCGAATTGAAGCTGCTGCGGCCTGTGAGCTTCTGCGACAGCGCGACGAAGGCGTCGAGTCCGCCGCCGCTGGGCGGCTGCGTGTCCGCTTGCGCGGGAGTGGCGCGAGCCGCGCTAGCCGGTGCGGTACCCGAGGAGCCGACTGCCGCGCCATTCGAGGCAGGCGTTGATGCGTCCGCCAAGCT
The genomic region above belongs to Paraburkholderia edwinii and contains:
- a CDS encoding sorbitol dehydrogenase family protein, with protein sequence MTDADTRHARVRPRRDTRNTRNTCVPRAAHSESRRAWLAGACASVAALAALAAGSTAGFAGTAASSSTSSSPSSSSLADASTPASNGAAVGSSGTAPASAARATPAQADTQPPSGGGLDAFVALSQKLTGRSSFNSVLAKRAYDALSKADNQFMQNVATLNTWLHTHGGVPSDMVIAALQTDTPALAKTAAAIVRAWYLGLVGELPNVRVIAYESALMFDPVNDVLTVPSYCRDVPFYWSQKPTNA
- a CDS encoding GMC family oxidoreductase, which gives rise to MRESADIVVVGSGVAGSLVAHQLALAGASVLMLEAGPRLPRWQIVENFRNSPAKDDYASPYPATPYAPHPQYAPANDYLVQKGEVAYRAQYLRVVGGTTWHWAAAAWRLLPQDFQLKTRYGVGRDWPYPYEALEPWYGAAEDALGVSGPDASVDLGSPRSKPYSMRALPLSYMDQRFSDVLNANGFQVVPEPVARNSRPYDSRPTCCGNNNCMPICPIGAMYNGIVHVAKAEQAGAVLRARAVVYRIEADNKGLITAVHYKDPHGNSTRVTGKLFVLAANGVETPKLMLMSSSEAFPRGIGNRSDQVGRNLMDHPGTGVSFLANESLWPGRGPMEMTSVVNFRDGAFRNEYAAKKLHVSNATPTLAIASALLAGGLTGAEIDRQIRNRAARLVTINSFHEPLPESQNRIVPSAEHKDALGIARPEIYYSIGDYVKKSATHTQEQYARIAELFGGTEVAFDDTFAPNHHIMGTTIMGSQAADSVVDADCRTHDHPNLFVAGSAVMPSAGSVNCTLTVAALALKLADKLKREI
- a CDS encoding c-type cytochrome — protein: MTNPTSRARPAGEGGSLREQRLLRQRRFQRLYRRKRVMSIATLAAAFSLFALYIAWLEVHGANTARGDESPLAEAVARGPAENAGANGAELVQRGEYLTRAGNCIACHTSDKGRPFAGGVAMQTPFGTIYTPNITPDPDTGIGRWSDADFLRAMHEGIGKGDERLYPAFPYPSYTKVADRDVLAMRAYLNTIAPVRFTPPANALNFPFNQRWLMLFWNLFNFDEGRFVPDPKQSAEWNRGAYLVDGLAHCGECHTPRNFMQGLKSDERFSGAMQAGWHAFNITPDKISGIGNWSAAEVVAYLATGVAQGRASAAGPMAQVVEDSTQFLSGEDLRSIAVYLRALPPVRGGISSEKELARDMHGAPAADVTALRGAAVGDVVGGANGADGGAKDVNGVSHVKRDVSHDGSRNISRNISGAQLFIANCASCHRWTGVGVGASAPGAYPSLIHNSVVGAADTTNLVMVILHGVSRKTQNADILMPSFGDQLTDDQIAELGDYVTNQFGNPHSSVTAKQVAQLRSRPR
- a CDS encoding tautomerase family protein produces the protein MPLTRTTLQAGKPAAYRTALANSIQRALVNTFNVPDDDIFMSITELEPDNFIFSRRYMGIARSDDFVLIQITVSNTRTQQQKKALYKAIADSLAADPGVRPEDVFVNLVEVQREDWSFGNGLAQYAMA
- a CDS encoding metallophosphoesterase; its protein translation is MEHTLVTTVQHHPVNRVGRDFVIGDLHGCVDALRYLLREIVFDPARDRLFSVGDLVDRGVQSEAALALLDKPWFYAVLGNHEDTLCGVAEGRLRRKWWYDIGGQWGEYLSDERLRDYAQRLRLLPLVRVIGSGSERFNILHAEFFGTDAELDRGDFSNATRQRILWGRDLALGNFDPARVRGLSTTFCGHTPVREVVQCGAQLFIDTGAFGQGGKLTVIEANTLQRWSVSVEMARAEGAAAFALP
- a CDS encoding MbcA/ParS/Xre antitoxin family protein, with protein sequence MSAAGLRAFFNIARDWDLSTDEQIVLLGSPGRSTFFKWKAEPQTARLGRDTLERLSLLLGIYKSLQILLPQPAAADAWIKRPNSAPPFGGRRALDRLLAGNISDLVAVRQYLDAMRGGWA
- a CDS encoding RES family NAD+ phosphorylase, whose product is MTRSQWQERWPTSPLAWLPAYRVVPTRFPAVNLFDRVASPEDFEALYALEAMTNDRLRTEVGELDLVPRDERRFGPGWGPIMAAFTHLNPLGSRFSDGTYGVFYCAASRATAIAETRYHSALFLAATQEPPLRQQMRLYTVLAEGDVVDLRGGVRGASDVSGATKPATKPATESASGARTAAVRNVSDTDTSFDAPAVLSPTDYTAGQALGRAARSAGAPGIVYPSVRDASGECLAAFRTTLLRDCHHAAYLEYNWNGHEIDVVFELNQVG
- a CDS encoding TOBE domain-containing protein, encoding MTDRVEGDEPEQRGPLELAGSVWFKSGEQTLGGASRIALLAAIRETGSITGAAKSVGMSYKAAWDAIDTMNNLAGEPLVVRSTGGKGGGGTTLTARALGLIDTFHAVESEHRKFLERAGAAIEGFAGDWALIGRIGMKTSARNQLFGKVASIHRGTVNDEVSLALPGGQTIVSVLTHESTETLGLKEGVAAFALVKASWVILLADDDGAPLRLSARNQLRGTVAAVTRGAVNAEVSVALDATTVVTAVITNDSVDQLALAEGQPVVAAFKASSVILGVTE
- a CDS encoding CHAD domain-containing protein, with amino-acid sequence MVRVLEIVLNLPEPTVLAWLEQHGQAPERIDAALTETVDALAGFERLADAAPADGAAPRTLYGFDGDCALADAGWRVVTEVTENGRRAIATHREWHAPGVAICHVVCDVALERDAALVDAFNDAPRELARVLGRAGELATVATLRHERRIQWRRETAQGVTVDIAFDVVHCVRAQTDPALALRELRVTTRWPDNEDDEPAQAAHMDADASRDADAAAAAATDAADEPTPADPANAARAATSVAEFETACEAASPVQVAQTPEAALTALFSVANELAAASPAFPVLADAFDRECRIDVPRDDAPARARAIDLDGARTPHRALLAIECNIANQWFGNEAAVRDAPDVEFIHQMRVAQRRLKTATKMFPAWIDGMWTTRVEPRFKWLSDLLGDARDWDVFTDSTLPELTQADVDAAAWDATREAAERRRVDARARVQEAMRSPAYAELALAWLEWISDLSLRGTPEKERGRSLRKYVSKRIEKHYKRVTHETKLTALDAASRHKVRIHAKRLRYTIEFFEPIVSHKTRRDVSKTLSRMQSVLGDGNDAVVALHFLEELDVPPYQLGFARGWCEALKRHTAKEGERLLMDLSRPKVASGGG
- a CDS encoding LysR family transcriptional regulator, giving the protein MRVLDLDAVRAFVMIADLNSFTRAANAMNLTQSAISLKLKRLEASLGKQLLERTPRAVRLSQDGLAFLAAARDLLHANDRALGTLTATRRRLVLGLSEHVAGADLPQLLARLNTHDPELAVEMQLGCSRVLFTQYEERRFDAVMVRRMNTDTADTANEAVRADAQSLYAEPLAWLASSDWLPRPDEPLPIAVLSEPCEVRAMAIRILDAAGIRWREVFVSGSLTAICAAVEAGFAVSPLAKRITPHTLVDVGARLNLPPLPGSVVTLYSRVQDAHSVETLRIIANELSRQ
- a CDS encoding SDR family NAD(P)-dependent oxidoreductase, translated to MHIDLSGKTAVVSGSTAGIGLAIATGIAASGADTIVNGRNQRAVDEAVATVRAKASGAKVRGIAADLGTRAGCDAFLKDVPDADILINNLGMYGPSDIFATSDDEWERYFQINVMSGVRLTRAYLKDMMERRWGRVVFVSSESGLNIPSDMLAYGFTKTAQLSIARGIAKFAAASGVTVNSVLPGPTMTDGVREMLRETAQKQSKSIEQAADEFVVSSRGTSIIRRITMPEEVANMVVYICSPQASATTGAALRVDGGIVDTIA